A portion of the Sandaracinaceae bacterium genome contains these proteins:
- a CDS encoding HAD family hydrolase, with translation MARYAELTHEYVYPPVTGVLDSLGQLRERGHRLWIVTKRSRRLLSLRMQQAGLAAEHFHGIFAFEDQPVTKPDPRCFEPVWQAGARPEQSLYVGDRVDDQLAASSAGVVFVAVATGPEGAVAWERIVPASHRLESAAELPAWLAEHG, from the coding sequence GTGGCGCGCTACGCGGAACTGACGCACGAGTATGTGTACCCGCCCGTCACGGGGGTGCTGGATTCGCTCGGGCAGCTGCGCGAGCGCGGACACCGACTTTGGATCGTCACCAAGCGCTCACGCAGGCTCCTCTCCCTGCGCATGCAGCAGGCGGGGCTCGCCGCCGAGCACTTTCACGGCATCTTCGCCTTCGAGGACCAGCCCGTGACCAAGCCCGACCCGCGCTGCTTCGAGCCGGTCTGGCAGGCCGGCGCGCGCCCCGAGCAGAGCCTCTACGTGGGCGACCGGGTGGACGACCAGCTCGCCGCCTCCTCGGCTGGGGTGGTGTTCGTGGCCGTGGCTACCGGACCCGAGGGAGCCGTCGCGTGGGAGCGCATCGTGCCCGCGAGCCATCGCCTCGAGAGCGCGGCCGAGCTGCCCGCGTGGTTGGCCGAGCACGGCTGA
- a CDS encoding TIGR03619 family F420-dependent LLM class oxidoreductase produces MRFSYAESMCDPSFYMPLAKAAEEAGYTSVTIPDSICYPEDSESKYPYNGTGDRAFLSDKPFIEPFSLIPALGAVTSTIRFTTFVVKLPIRSPVLVAKSVSSVAVLTNDRFGFGVGLSPWPEDFEVTFTEWKTRGKRMDEMIAIIRGLLRGEFFAYEGQHYTLPSIKICPAPKKPVPILIGGHAEAALKRAAYLGDGWMFAGGAPEELSRCLDRLAVLRREAGRENEPFEIHAGSMDAFKLDGVKRLEDQGITDVIVGFRNAYDNAPDIQPLDVKIGALRKYADKIISKL; encoded by the coding sequence ATGCGCTTCTCCTACGCCGAGTCCATGTGCGACCCCAGCTTCTACATGCCGCTCGCCAAGGCGGCCGAAGAAGCGGGCTACACGTCGGTCACCATCCCCGACAGCATCTGCTACCCCGAGGACTCCGAGTCGAAGTACCCGTACAACGGCACCGGGGACCGCGCGTTCCTGTCGGACAAGCCGTTCATCGAGCCCTTCTCGCTCATCCCCGCGCTGGGCGCCGTGACGTCTACCATCCGCTTCACCACCTTCGTCGTGAAGCTGCCCATCCGCTCGCCGGTGCTCGTGGCCAAGTCGGTCAGCTCGGTGGCGGTGCTCACCAACGACCGCTTCGGCTTCGGCGTGGGCCTGAGCCCCTGGCCCGAGGACTTCGAGGTCACCTTCACGGAGTGGAAGACCCGCGGCAAGCGCATGGACGAGATGATCGCCATCATCCGCGGGCTCCTGCGCGGCGAGTTCTTCGCCTACGAAGGCCAGCACTACACGCTGCCCAGCATCAAGATTTGCCCCGCGCCGAAGAAGCCGGTGCCCATCCTGATCGGCGGCCACGCCGAAGCGGCATTGAAGCGCGCGGCCTACCTCGGCGACGGCTGGATGTTCGCGGGCGGGGCGCCCGAAGAGCTCTCGCGCTGCCTCGACCGGCTCGCCGTGCTGCGCCGTGAAGCGGGCCGCGAGAACGAGCCCTTCGAGATCCACGCGGGCTCCATGGACGCGTTCAAGCTGGACGGCGTGAAGCGTTTGGAGGACCAGGGCATCACGGACGTGATCGTGGGGTTCCGCAACGCGTACGACAACGCGCCGGACATCCAGCCGCTGGACGTGAAGATCGGCGCGCTGCGGAAGTACGCGGACAAGATCATCTCCAAGCTGTGA